From Enhydrobacter sp., the proteins below share one genomic window:
- the addA gene encoding double-strand break repair helicase AddA, whose amino-acid sequence MSEVLDLLSLASDAQRSATSPAHSAWVEANAGTGKTKVLTDRVTRLLLAGVPPERILCLTFTKAAAAEMRNRLALQLGRWAMAEPTMLDEQIEALIDRPPEAAERVLARRLFARVLDAPGGINILTIHAFCQALLKRFPLEAAVAPGFEVLDEGEAAKLLRHAQDEQVEALSRPDAPAALAAALAAVAGRISIAEFQELMTRLLGERAWLMAEIGGEDGLAALRRRLAQGLRCDVVPTFDEASMRAAARALIAAGGKTDPPRGEAIARRLETGEEGDDYRAVFFTDKGELRARLATKAATKAMPNIEDVLADEAERQQCLRGIALVELTVGLLRLGLDIARRYANAKRRRATLDYDDLIVATRHLLEGADSAAWVLFKLDGGIDHVLVDEAQDTNPDQWEVIRRLTEEFFTGEGAVDRNRTVFAVGDTKQSIFGFQRADPRKLAEMRDWFHERSHDARKHFQPVDLTVSFRSTPAVLDAVDWVFAQNEAARGVVSSGPIVHLASRKEEPGRVELWPLVQSDKEEVDTSDLSAERTSLKLPHERLARLVAAHAKSLIGRERRARRGEKLHEGHFMVLVRRRNAFVNALVRALKREQLEVAGVDRLDLIEELAIQDLLALARFVLLPQDDLNLACLLKSPLVGLDEDRLFELAWRRPGRLWRALRERAGEPAFAEAHARLAAWLARADFVTPFDFFAQVLGPERGRERLLLRLGREASDPIDELLARALQYQHDEPGSLQGFLRWFESGGGEIKRDLEQNRRREVRILTVHASKGLQAPIVYLPDTTRVPGDLERLLPAGDGKTRLWLPRAEDANEAARAWRAQAKDRAMEEQNRLLYVAMTRAEDRLYVGGWVGTRPPDRGCWYERIAQGLAASAGEADGGRNSARARTFDFATYLGADAWAGDGFELTNEGRIEVPDQEELAIAQAVDMPPWVTVPAPAEPDPPTPLAPSQPLPDEAVAASRAFSPFAAGDTRRWQRGRLLHELLHRLPDIAAPERAAAARRFLGRPAHGLADGEVEQWAAEALAVTEAPQHAALFGPASRAEVPLIGTLQTARGTFTVSGQVDRLAVTQREILIVDFKTNRPPAASVAEVPLVYRRQLALYRTLLAGLYPNRTVRAFLLWTIVPSLMEIDGKTLDMSMPYAAAP is encoded by the coding sequence ATGAGCGAGGTCCTCGACCTGCTGTCCCTCGCCAGCGACGCCCAGCGCAGCGCCACGTCGCCCGCGCACTCTGCCTGGGTCGAGGCCAATGCCGGCACCGGCAAGACCAAGGTCTTGACCGACCGGGTGACGCGCCTCCTGCTGGCCGGTGTTCCGCCCGAACGCATCCTTTGCCTCACCTTCACCAAGGCGGCGGCGGCGGAGATGCGCAATCGCCTCGCCCTCCAGCTCGGCCGCTGGGCGATGGCCGAGCCGACCATGCTCGACGAGCAGATCGAGGCACTGATCGACCGGCCACCCGAGGCCGCGGAGCGCGTGCTGGCGCGCCGGCTCTTCGCGCGCGTGCTCGATGCGCCGGGCGGCATCAACATCCTCACCATCCACGCCTTTTGCCAGGCGCTGCTCAAGCGCTTTCCGCTCGAGGCCGCCGTCGCGCCGGGCTTCGAGGTGCTCGACGAGGGCGAGGCGGCCAAGCTGCTGCGCCACGCCCAGGACGAACAGGTCGAAGCATTGAGCCGTCCCGATGCTCCGGCCGCGCTCGCCGCAGCGCTGGCCGCGGTGGCCGGCCGCATCTCCATCGCCGAGTTCCAGGAGTTGATGACGAGGCTGCTCGGCGAGCGGGCCTGGCTCATGGCCGAGATCGGCGGCGAGGACGGGTTGGCCGCCCTGCGCCGGCGCCTCGCCCAGGGGCTGCGCTGCGACGTCGTGCCGACATTCGACGAGGCGTCGATGCGCGCCGCGGCACGGGCGCTGATCGCGGCCGGCGGCAAGACCGATCCGCCGCGCGGCGAGGCGATCGCCCGCCGGCTCGAGACCGGCGAGGAGGGCGACGACTATCGCGCCGTCTTCTTCACCGACAAGGGCGAGCTGCGCGCGAGGCTCGCGACCAAGGCGGCCACGAAGGCCATGCCGAACATCGAGGACGTGCTCGCCGACGAAGCCGAGCGTCAGCAGTGCCTGCGCGGCATCGCCCTCGTCGAGCTCACCGTCGGCCTGCTGCGCCTCGGCCTCGACATCGCCCGGCGCTATGCCAACGCCAAGCGCCGGCGCGCGACGCTCGACTACGACGACCTGATCGTCGCCACGCGGCACCTGCTGGAGGGTGCCGACAGTGCCGCCTGGGTGCTCTTCAAGCTCGACGGAGGCATCGACCACGTGCTGGTCGACGAGGCGCAGGATACCAACCCCGACCAATGGGAGGTGATCCGCCGGCTCACCGAGGAGTTCTTCACCGGCGAGGGCGCGGTCGACCGCAACCGCACCGTTTTCGCCGTCGGCGACACCAAGCAGTCGATCTTCGGCTTCCAGCGCGCCGATCCGCGCAAGCTCGCCGAGATGCGCGACTGGTTCCACGAGCGCAGCCACGACGCCCGCAAGCACTTTCAACCGGTCGACCTCACTGTTTCGTTCCGCTCGACGCCGGCGGTTCTCGACGCCGTTGACTGGGTTTTCGCCCAGAACGAGGCGGCACGCGGGGTCGTCTCGTCCGGCCCGATCGTCCACCTCGCAAGCCGCAAGGAGGAGCCGGGGCGGGTCGAGCTCTGGCCGCTCGTTCAGTCGGACAAGGAGGAAGTCGACACCTCCGACCTGTCGGCCGAGCGCACATCCCTGAAGCTGCCGCACGAGCGGCTGGCGCGGCTGGTCGCGGCACACGCCAAGAGCCTGATCGGCCGCGAACGGCGGGCGCGACGCGGCGAGAAGCTGCACGAGGGCCACTTCATGGTGCTGGTCCGGCGGCGCAACGCCTTCGTCAACGCGCTGGTGCGTGCGCTCAAACGCGAGCAGCTCGAGGTGGCGGGCGTCGACCGGCTCGACCTCATCGAGGAGCTGGCGATTCAGGACCTGCTGGCGCTGGCCCGCTTCGTGCTGCTGCCGCAGGACGACCTCAACCTCGCTTGCCTCCTGAAGTCGCCACTGGTCGGGCTCGACGAGGACCGGCTGTTCGAGCTCGCCTGGCGACGCCCGGGGCGGTTGTGGCGCGCGCTGCGCGAGCGTGCCGGCGAGCCTGCCTTCGCCGAGGCCCATGCCCGACTGGCGGCATGGCTGGCGCGCGCCGATTTCGTCACGCCGTTCGACTTCTTCGCCCAGGTGCTCGGCCCAGAGCGCGGTCGAGAGCGCCTGCTGCTGCGCCTCGGCCGCGAGGCATCGGACCCGATCGACGAATTGCTGGCGCGCGCACTGCAATACCAGCACGACGAGCCCGGCTCGCTGCAAGGCTTCCTGCGCTGGTTCGAGAGCGGCGGTGGCGAGATCAAGCGCGATCTCGAGCAGAACCGGCGTCGGGAGGTCCGCATCCTGACGGTCCACGCCTCGAAGGGCCTGCAGGCGCCGATCGTCTATCTGCCCGACACGACCCGCGTACCGGGCGACCTCGAGCGCCTCCTGCCCGCCGGCGACGGCAAGACGCGGCTGTGGCTGCCGCGCGCGGAGGACGCCAACGAGGCGGCCCGCGCCTGGCGCGCCCAGGCGAAGGATCGGGCGATGGAGGAGCAGAACCGCTTGCTTTATGTCGCCATGACCCGCGCCGAGGACCGCCTCTATGTCGGCGGATGGGTCGGAACGCGCCCGCCGGATCGTGGCTGCTGGTACGAGCGCATCGCCCAGGGGCTGGCGGCCAGCGCGGGGGAAGCCGACGGCGGACGCAATAGCGCGCGAGCGCGAACCTTCGACTTCGCGACCTATCTCGGCGCCGATGCCTGGGCAGGCGACGGCTTCGAGCTGACCAACGAGGGGCGGATCGAGGTGCCGGACCAGGAGGAACTCGCGATCGCGCAGGCCGTCGACATGCCACCGTGGGTGACGGTGCCCGCTCCGGCGGAACCCGACCCGCCGACGCCGCTGGCGCCTTCCCAGCCTTTGCCCGATGAAGCCGTCGCTGCGTCCCGCGCCTTCAGCCCGTTCGCAGCGGGCGATACACGACGCTGGCAGCGCGGCCGGCTGCTGCACGAGCTGCTGCACCGGCTGCCCGACATCGCGGCCCCCGAGCGCGCGGCAGCGGCCCGACGCTTTCTCGGCCGTCCGGCGCACGGGCTGGCCGACGGCGAGGTCGAACAGTGGGCCGCGGAAGCCCTGGCGGTCACGGAGGCGCCGCAGCATGCGGCCTTGTTCGGCCCGGCTTCGCGCGCCGAGGTACCATTGATCGGCACGCTGCAAACCGCGCGCGGCACCTTCACCGTGAGCGGTCAGGTCGACCGGCTGGCGGTCACCCAACGCGAGATCCTGATCGTCGACTTCAAGACCAACCGGCCGCCGGCGGCGTCGGTCGCCGAGGTTCCCCTCGTTTATCGACGACAGCTCGCGCTCTATCGGACGCTTCTTGCCGGCCTCTATCCGAACCGAACGGTACGGGCCTTCCTGTTGTGGACGATCGTCCCGTCGCTCATGGAGATCGACGGAAAAACACTAGATATGTCAATGCCTTATGCCGCCGCACCTTGA
- the trxA gene encoding thioredoxin, translating to MTVKATDASFEQEVLKSDVPVLVDFWAEWCGPCKMIGPSLEDISKEMDGKLKVVKVNIDENPMSPTRYGVRSIPTLLLFKNGQVAATKIGAEPKQKLVSWINTVVS from the coding sequence ATGACCGTGAAGGCAACCGATGCTTCCTTCGAGCAGGAAGTTCTCAAGTCCGACGTCCCCGTCCTCGTCGACTTCTGGGCCGAGTGGTGCGGCCCCTGCAAAATGATCGGCCCCTCGCTCGAGGACATCTCCAAGGAGATGGACGGCAAGCTGAAGGTAGTGAAGGTCAATATCGACGAAAACCCGATGTCGCCGACCCGCTACGGCGTGCGCTCGATCCCGACCTTGCTGCTGTTCAAGAACGGCCAGGTGGCGGCCACCAAGATCGGCGCCGAGCCCAAGCAGAAGCTGGTGAGCTGGATCAACACCGTCGTGAGCTGA
- a CDS encoding bifunctional folylpolyglutamate synthase/dihydrofolate synthase, whose amino-acid sequence MIDPLLERVMRLHPRSIDLGLDRIERVLAALGSPERKLPPTVHVAGTNGKGSLVAYLRAMAEAAGYRVHVYTSPHLVRFNERIRVAGRLIGDDELGDVITECEVANGEQPITFFEITTAAAYLAFARVPADLAVIEVGMGGRYDATNVIAPALSAITPIGYDHTGFLGDTLEGIAGEKAGILKRATPAVTGRQRETPAAVIAAEAARLGAPLFRMGREWQMTPQVGGFRYESDLLALDLPAPALAGPHQLDNAATAVACIERLRAARFDIGDAAVRQGLATVEWPARLQRLTRGPLVEALPPGCELWLDGGHNEDCGLALARMAADWAKEPAPLPLYLVFAMMTTKDASGFLRPLARHARAARAVPFPEGHSAFTPQEACAKADEVGLDCAPANDIGAALEDLLVSQPAPMRILICGSLYLAGAVLARNG is encoded by the coding sequence ATGATCGATCCCCTCCTGGAGCGCGTCATGCGGCTCCATCCGCGGTCGATCGATCTCGGTCTGGACCGCATCGAGCGCGTGCTCGCCGCCCTCGGGTCGCCTGAGAGGAAACTGCCGCCGACCGTTCATGTCGCCGGCACCAACGGCAAGGGATCGCTGGTCGCTTATTTGCGGGCGATGGCCGAGGCGGCCGGCTATCGCGTCCATGTCTACACCTCGCCCCATCTGGTGCGCTTCAACGAGCGCATTCGCGTGGCCGGCCGGCTGATCGGGGACGACGAGCTCGGAGACGTCATCACCGAGTGCGAGGTCGCCAACGGCGAGCAGCCCATCACCTTCTTCGAGATCACCACCGCCGCCGCCTATCTGGCGTTCGCGCGCGTGCCCGCCGACCTGGCGGTGATCGAGGTCGGCATGGGCGGCCGCTACGACGCCACCAACGTTATCGCGCCTGCGTTGTCGGCGATCACGCCCATCGGCTACGACCATACGGGTTTCCTGGGAGACACGCTCGAAGGCATCGCTGGAGAGAAGGCCGGCATTCTGAAGCGAGCGACGCCGGCTGTGACAGGCCGGCAGCGCGAGACGCCGGCTGCCGTTATCGCCGCCGAAGCGGCGCGGCTCGGCGCGCCGCTCTTCCGCATGGGCCGCGAATGGCAGATGACGCCGCAGGTGGGCGGGTTCCGATACGAAAGCGACCTGCTGGCGCTCGATCTGCCGGCGCCGGCGCTGGCGGGCCCGCACCAGCTCGACAATGCGGCGACGGCGGTCGCCTGCATCGAACGGCTGCGGGCCGCCCGCTTCGACATCGGCGATGCCGCGGTCCGCCAGGGGCTGGCCACCGTCGAGTGGCCGGCGCGCCTGCAGCGCCTGACGCGCGGGCCGCTGGTCGAGGCGCTCCCGCCGGGCTGCGAGCTGTGGCTCGACGGCGGGCACAACGAGGATTGCGGCCTGGCGCTCGCGCGGATGGCGGCCGATTGGGCAAAGGAGCCGGCGCCGCTGCCGCTCTACCTGGTCTTCGCCATGATGACGACCAAGGATGCGTCGGGCTTCCTGCGCCCGTTGGCACGGCACGCAAGGGCGGCTCGTGCGGTGCCGTTCCCCGAGGGACACAGCGCCTTCACGCCGCAGGAGGCCTGCGCCAAGGCCGACGAAGTCGGCCTCGACTGCGCTCCCGCCAACGACATCGGCGCGGCGCTGGAAGACCTCCTGGTCAGCCAGCCCGCGCCGATGCGTATCCTGATCTGCGGGTCGCTCTACCTCGCCGGCGCGGTGCTTGCGCGCAACGGCTGA
- the accD gene encoding acetyl-CoA carboxylase, carboxyltransferase subunit beta, which produces MNWLTNFVRPKLRALVARKEAPDNLWLKCPKCEQMLFMRDWEANQEVCTHCGHHMRQRPIKRFPHLFDDGKYELHPLPKVVADPLKFRHTKRYDTQLKEAQGKNDGSTEALVVASGLMGNRHTVVAALDFTFMGGSMGTAVGEGLVMAAELAVARKAPLIAFSASGGARMQEGILSLMQLTRTTIAVRKVKAAGLPYVVVLTDPTTGGVSASFAMLGDVHLAEPDAIIGFAGPRVIQDTIRQELPAGFQRSEYLLEHGMIDAVVHRHKLRETLIRIVSLLMDPLVAESRDLAVAGR; this is translated from the coding sequence ATGAACTGGCTGACCAATTTCGTCCGCCCCAAGCTCCGGGCGCTGGTCGCGCGCAAGGAGGCGCCGGATAATCTCTGGCTCAAATGCCCCAAGTGCGAGCAGATGCTGTTCATGCGCGACTGGGAGGCCAACCAGGAAGTCTGCACCCATTGCGGCCATCACATGCGGCAGAGGCCGATCAAGCGCTTCCCGCACCTGTTTGACGACGGCAAGTACGAGCTCCATCCGCTGCCCAAGGTGGTCGCCGATCCGTTGAAGTTCCGTCACACCAAGCGCTACGATACGCAGCTCAAGGAAGCGCAGGGCAAGAACGACGGCTCGACCGAGGCGCTGGTCGTGGCGAGCGGCCTCATGGGCAACCGGCACACCGTCGTCGCCGCGCTGGATTTCACCTTCATGGGCGGGTCGATGGGCACCGCGGTGGGCGAGGGGCTCGTCATGGCGGCCGAGCTCGCCGTCGCGCGCAAGGCGCCGCTGATCGCCTTCTCCGCATCGGGCGGCGCGCGCATGCAGGAAGGCATCCTGTCGCTGATGCAACTCACGCGCACCACCATCGCGGTGCGCAAGGTCAAGGCGGCGGGTCTGCCTTATGTCGTCGTGCTGACCGATCCGACGACTGGCGGTGTCTCGGCCTCCTTCGCCATGCTGGGCGACGTCCATCTCGCCGAACCCGACGCCATCATCGGCTTTGCCGGGCCGCGCGTGATCCAGGACACGATCCGCCAGGAGCTGCCGGCGGGCTTCCAGCGGTCGGAATATCTGCTGGAGCACGGCATGATCGATGCCGTCGTCCATCGTCACAAGTTGCGCGAGACGCTGATCCGCATCGTGTCGCTGCTCATGGACCCGCTGGTGGCCGAGAGCCGCGACCTGGCCGTCGCCGGTCGCTGA
- a CDS encoding D-alanyl-D-alanine carboxypeptidase, producing MKRRLLSLVLALVSLAGPAAAQIAAVASPSGPVMTGPYIVVDAATGETLLQRDAGAAWYPASLTKMMTIFLLFEELKAGRLTLSSPVPFSQNAAKVSPSKLGVAPGNAITVEQAVQALVARSANDVAVAVAELLGGSEAVFAQRMTQTARRLGMTATEFRNPHGLPDPAQVSTPRDLALLALALVREFPQYYGYFHTQEFMFGKQRIGPGVKFLELYSPYADGLKTGFICSSGFNIMASAVRDGRRLIAGSFGFRRGDLRDEFMVRLFDEAFLLKTGGNRPKLWQLQNEGGPPPFVIPYGECGTIRYDMPGDAAWLGTFADWRTAKRVFDQGQAELSSLGFSHLGKEWILPVTGEKVKKQAAIVADLQPEAAQQLCAVYQAKRQFCQVRKAQDMRAPFAGFWR from the coding sequence ATGAAACGTCGTCTTCTGTCGCTTGTCCTGGCTCTCGTGAGCCTCGCCGGTCCCGCCGCGGCGCAGATTGCCGCCGTCGCCTCGCCGTCGGGGCCGGTGATGACGGGGCCCTACATCGTGGTCGACGCCGCCACCGGCGAGACCTTGTTGCAACGCGACGCTGGCGCGGCCTGGTATCCGGCCTCGCTCACCAAGATGATGACGATCTTCCTGCTGTTCGAGGAGCTGAAGGCGGGACGGCTCACTTTGTCCTCGCCGGTCCCGTTCTCGCAGAACGCGGCGAAGGTGTCGCCGTCCAAGCTGGGTGTCGCCCCCGGCAATGCGATCACCGTGGAGCAGGCGGTGCAGGCACTGGTCGCGCGTTCGGCCAACGACGTGGCGGTCGCCGTCGCCGAACTATTGGGCGGTTCGGAGGCGGTCTTTGCTCAGCGAATGACGCAGACCGCACGCCGCCTCGGCATGACCGCCACGGAGTTCCGAAATCCCCACGGCTTGCCCGACCCCGCCCAGGTCAGCACGCCGCGCGACCTCGCGCTGCTGGCGCTGGCGCTGGTGCGCGAGTTCCCGCAGTACTACGGCTACTTCCACACCCAGGAGTTCATGTTCGGCAAGCAGCGCATCGGGCCGGGCGTGAAATTCCTCGAGCTCTACTCGCCCTATGCCGACGGCCTCAAGACCGGTTTCATCTGCTCCTCCGGCTTCAACATCATGGCGAGCGCCGTGCGCGATGGTCGCCGCCTCATTGCCGGTTCCTTCGGCTTCCGTCGCGGCGACCTGCGCGACGAGTTCATGGTGCGGCTGTTCGACGAGGCGTTCCTTCTCAAGACCGGTGGCAACAGGCCGAAACTCTGGCAGCTCCAGAACGAGGGCGGGCCGCCGCCTTTCGTCATTCCCTACGGCGAGTGCGGCACCATCCGCTACGACATGCCGGGCGACGCCGCCTGGCTCGGCACCTTCGCCGACTGGCGCACCGCCAAGCGGGTGTTCGACCAGGGTCAAGCCGAGCTGTCGTCGCTCGGCTTCAGCCATCTCGGCAAGGAGTGGATTCTTCCCGTCACCGGCGAGAAAGTGAAGAAGCAGGCGGCCATCGTCGCCGACCTTCAGCCCGAGGCGGCTCAGCAACTGTGCGCCGTCTACCAGGCGAAGCGGCAGTTCTGCCAGGTCCGCAAGGCCCAGGATATGAGGGCGCCATTCGCGGGCTTTTGGCGCTGA
- a CDS encoding MBL fold metallo-hydrolase: MLKVMIAPVTPFQQNCSIVWCTDTMEGTAVDPGGDFDLLKEAIAEQGIKVTKVLLTHGHVDHASAAGTMAEHYGVKIEGPHRDDLFLIEGLPDSGRKYGFPLYKPFVPDRWLENGDAVTLGNLVFEVVHCPGHTPGHVVFVHKPSKIAFVGDVLFRGSIGRTDFPRGNHDQLLGSIRGRLWPLGDDVQFVPGHGQTSTFGWERKTNPFVADLLFEDEEAGPA; this comes from the coding sequence ATGCTCAAGGTCATGATCGCCCCCGTCACGCCGTTCCAGCAGAATTGCTCGATCGTCTGGTGCACCGACACCATGGAGGGCACCGCGGTCGATCCGGGCGGCGACTTCGACTTGCTGAAAGAGGCGATCGCCGAGCAAGGCATCAAGGTGACCAAGGTCCTGCTCACCCACGGCCATGTCGACCATGCCTCGGCGGCGGGCACGATGGCCGAGCACTATGGCGTCAAGATCGAGGGACCGCACCGCGACGACCTCTTCCTCATCGAGGGCCTGCCCGACTCGGGTCGCAAGTACGGCTTCCCGCTCTACAAGCCGTTCGTACCGGACCGCTGGCTGGAGAACGGCGACGCGGTGACGCTCGGCAACCTCGTCTTCGAGGTCGTACATTGTCCCGGCCATACGCCGGGCCACGTCGTGTTCGTGCACAAGCCGTCGAAGATCGCCTTCGTGGGTGACGTTCTGTTCCGGGGCTCGATCGGCCGCACGGACTTTCCGCGCGGCAACCACGATCAGTTGCTGGGGTCGATCCGCGGCCGGCTATGGCCGCTGGGCGACGACGTCCAGTTCGTGCCGGGCCATGGCCAGACCTCGACCTTCGGCTGGGAGCGCAAGACCAACCCGTTCGTCGCCGACCTGCTGTTCGAGGACGAAGAGGCGGGCCCGGCCTAG
- the trpA gene encoding tryptophan synthase subunit alpha codes for MSRITKRFADLKADKRAGLVAYITAGDPNVEVSYQILKGLPAAGADLIELGMPFTDPMADGPSVQLAGQRALKAGIKVDATFDMVRRFRKDTGDNDTPILLMGYFNLLYRRGVERFCKEAAAAGVDGFILVDLPPEEADELKPHASRVGLDTVLLTAPTTDDKRLPAVLKYASGFVYFVSVLGVTGTKSATEEAVRTHVERIKRHTKLPVSVGFGIKTPDQAAAVARHADAAVVGSAIVDRVKAGLDEHGRAKPDLVPGVLAYVKALADGVRGVRKA; via the coding sequence ATGAGCCGCATCACCAAGCGCTTCGCCGATCTCAAGGCCGACAAGCGCGCCGGGCTGGTGGCCTACATCACCGCCGGCGACCCCAACGTCGAGGTCAGCTACCAGATCCTCAAGGGATTGCCAGCGGCCGGCGCCGACCTGATCGAGCTCGGCATGCCCTTCACCGATCCGATGGCCGACGGTCCGTCGGTCCAGCTCGCCGGCCAGCGCGCGCTCAAGGCCGGCATCAAGGTCGACGCGACCTTCGACATGGTTCGGCGCTTCCGCAAGGACACCGGCGACAACGATACGCCGATCCTGTTGATGGGCTACTTCAACCTGCTCTATCGCCGCGGCGTCGAGCGTTTCTGCAAGGAGGCGGCGGCGGCTGGTGTCGACGGATTCATCCTGGTCGATCTGCCGCCGGAAGAAGCCGACGAACTCAAGCCGCACGCATCGCGCGTCGGACTGGACACCGTGCTGCTGACCGCGCCGACGACCGACGACAAGCGCCTGCCGGCCGTCCTGAAATACGCCTCGGGCTTCGTCTATTTCGTGTCGGTGCTCGGCGTCACCGGCACCAAGTCGGCGACCGAGGAGGCGGTGCGCACGCATGTCGAGCGCATCAAGCGTCACACGAAGCTGCCGGTGAGCGTCGGCTTCGGCATCAAGACGCCCGATCAGGCAGCGGCCGTGGCGCGCCACGCCGACGCCGCCGTCGTCGGTTCCGCCATCGTCGATCGCGTCAAGGCCGGCCTCGACGAGCACGGGCGCGCCAAGCCGGATCTCGTTCCGGGCGTGCTGGCCTACGTCAAGGCGCTCGCCGACGGCGTGCGTGGCGTGCGCAAGGCATAG
- the trpB gene encoding tryptophan synthase subunit beta — MAASPNTFRSGPDERGHFGIFGGRYVAETLMPLILELEKAYSEAKADPQFQGELKYLLTQYAGRPSPLYYAERFTRRLGGAKVYFKREELNHTGSHKINNVLGQVLLAKRMGKTRVIAETGAGQHGVATATACALFDIPCVVFMGAVDVARQAPNVARMNMLGAEVRPVKAGAATLKDAMNEALRDWVATCETTFYCIGTVAGPHPYPAMVRDFQCIIGEEVRRQMMEMEGRLPDTLVACIGGGSNAMGLFHPFLDDKAVRIVGVEAAGRGLDTDEHAASLTGGQPGVLHGNRTYLLQDDEGQIKEAHSISAGLDYPGIGPEHSWLKEQGRVEYVSATDDEAVAAFQLLCRLEGIIPALESSHALAHTIRLAPTLPKDNLLVVNLSGRGDKDVPQIAERLGMKA, encoded by the coding sequence ATGGCAGCCTCACCCAACACCTTCCGCAGCGGACCCGACGAGCGCGGGCATTTCGGCATATTCGGCGGCCGCTACGTCGCCGAGACCCTGATGCCGCTGATCCTCGAGCTGGAGAAGGCCTACAGCGAGGCCAAGGCCGATCCGCAGTTCCAGGGCGAGCTGAAGTATCTCTTGACGCAGTATGCCGGCAGGCCGAGCCCGCTCTACTACGCCGAGCGCTTCACCCGCCGTCTCGGAGGCGCCAAAGTCTATTTCAAGCGCGAGGAGCTGAACCACACCGGCAGCCACAAGATCAACAACGTGCTCGGCCAGGTGCTGCTCGCCAAGCGCATGGGCAAGACGAGGGTCATCGCCGAGACGGGCGCCGGCCAGCACGGCGTGGCGACAGCGACGGCTTGCGCGCTGTTCGATATTCCCTGCGTGGTGTTCATGGGCGCGGTCGACGTCGCCCGGCAGGCGCCGAACGTGGCGCGCATGAACATGCTGGGCGCCGAGGTCCGGCCGGTGAAGGCCGGCGCGGCAACGCTCAAGGACGCGATGAACGAGGCGCTGCGCGACTGGGTCGCGACCTGCGAGACGACCTTCTACTGCATCGGCACCGTCGCCGGGCCGCATCCCTATCCGGCGATGGTGCGCGACTTCCAGTGCATCATCGGCGAGGAGGTGCGCCGGCAGATGATGGAGATGGAAGGCCGGCTTCCGGACACGCTGGTGGCCTGCATCGGCGGCGGCTCGAACGCCATGGGCCTGTTCCATCCCTTCCTCGACGACAAGGCGGTGCGCATCGTCGGTGTCGAGGCGGCCGGCAGGGGGCTCGACACGGACGAGCACGCCGCGTCGCTCACCGGCGGCCAGCCCGGCGTGCTGCACGGTAATCGTACCTACCTGCTGCAGGACGACGAGGGCCAGATCAAGGAGGCGCATTCGATCTCCGCCGGCCTCGACTATCCGGGCATCGGGCCGGAGCATTCGTGGCTGAAGGAACAGGGCCGCGTCGAATACGTCTCGGCGACCGACGATGAGGCGGTCGCGGCGTTCCAGCTCCTGTGCAGGCTCGAGGGCATCATTCCGGCGCTCGAATCGTCGCACGCGCTCGCCCATACCATCAGGCTCGCCCCGACCTTGCCCAAGGACAATCTCCTGGTGGTCAACCTCTCGGGACGCGGCGACAAGGATGTGCCGCAGATCGCCGAGCGCCTGGGCATGAAGGCCTGA
- a CDS encoding RidA family protein produces MKTEQRLKQLGIELSAPTSPVANYVNAVRTGNLLFLAGKGPGLPGKPLPVGKVGRDFTVEQAYQCARETGLSLIAVMKAELGDLDRVKRVVKVLGMVNGTPEFGQQPEVINGCSDLFVEVFGARGKHARSAVGMGSLPRGIPVEIEVIVEVEDAPARKAAVTRPTAKAKKKSAAKKKR; encoded by the coding sequence ATGAAGACCGAACAACGGCTGAAGCAACTCGGCATCGAGCTCTCGGCGCCGACCTCGCCGGTGGCCAACTACGTCAATGCCGTGCGCACCGGCAACCTGCTGTTCCTCGCCGGCAAGGGCCCCGGCCTGCCCGGCAAGCCGCTGCCGGTCGGCAAGGTCGGCCGCGATTTCACCGTCGAGCAGGCCTACCAGTGCGCCCGCGAGACCGGGCTGAGCCTGATTGCAGTGATGAAGGCGGAGCTCGGCGACCTCGATCGCGTCAAGCGTGTCGTCAAGGTGCTGGGTATGGTCAACGGCACGCCCGAGTTCGGCCAGCAGCCCGAGGTCATCAACGGCTGCTCCGATCTCTTCGTCGAGGTGTTCGGCGCGCGCGGCAAGCACGCGCGGTCGGCGGTCGGCATGGGCTCGCTGCCGCGCGGCATCCCGGTCGAGATCGAGGTCATCGTCGAGGTCGAGGATGCACCGGCGCGCAAAGCGGCTGTGACGCGGCCGACAGCGAAGGCCAAGAAGAAGTCGGCCGCGAAAAAGAAGAGGTAG